A single Haloplasma contractile SSD-17B DNA region contains:
- a CDS encoding DUF378 domain-containing protein, producing MTLLQKIALIVTIIGAINWGLIGLFGPEADVVALLFGGDNGQEGLLARTIYTLVGITGLINIGLLLAPTEE from the coding sequence ATTACATTACTACAAAAAATAGCGCTAATCGTTACAATTATAGGTGCAATAAACTGGGGATTGATTGGTTTATTTGGACCTGAAGCCGATGTAGTAGCATTACTATTCGGTGGAGATAATGGTCAAGAAGGTTTATTAGCGCGTACAATCTATACATTAGTAGGTATTACTGGTCTAATCAACATTGGATTACTGTTAGCACCTACTGAGGAATAA
- the acpS gene encoding holo-ACP synthase, with protein MIAGIGTDIVEIHRIRDVKHLDRFKKRILTSAEIEKYDAFNSKDRKLHYLAGRFAAKEAFSKAIGTGIGNLNFTDIEILNDEKGKPYINHNFKEFIAHISISHSKQNAIAYVILENI; from the coding sequence ATGATAGCTGGAATAGGGACGGATATCGTTGAAATCCATCGTATTAGAGATGTTAAACATCTAGATCGATTTAAAAAGCGAATATTAACAAGTGCTGAGATTGAAAAATATGATGCCTTTAATTCAAAAGATCGAAAGTTACACTACTTAGCAGGCCGCTTTGCTGCCAAAGAAGCTTTTTCAAAAGCAATCGGTACAGGAATCGGAAATCTAAACTTTACAGATATAGAGATACTAAATGATGAAAAGGGAAAACCATACATAAACCATAACTTTAAAGAATTTATTGCACATATTTCAATTAGTCATTCTAAACAAAATGCAATTGCATATGTTATATTAGAGAATATTTAA